A genomic window from Polaribacter gangjinensis includes:
- the mnmE gene encoding tRNA uridine-5-carboxymethylaminomethyl(34) synthesis GTPase MnmE, which produces MIQNDTIIALATPSGIGAIAVIRLSGEKAIDIADQFFTSVRKNKSLKNQKSHSIHLGYITDKEHVIDEVLVSIFKNPNSYTGENVVEISCHGSTFIQQEIIQLFLKNGCRLADAGEFTLRAFLNGKMDLSQAEAVADVIASNSAASHQMAMQQMRGGITNELKDLRTKLLDFAALIELELDFSGEDVEFADRTKFKELVAKITLVLKRLIDSFSVGNALKNGIPVAIIGEPNVGKSTLLNTLLNEEKAIVSEIAGTTRDAIEDEIIIDGVAFRFIDTAGIRETTDFVESIGIKKAYEKAENAQLIISLINSEKFKVQDSKFKVEIEAIKNRFQHKKVLFIANKIDTLTNEEIALLQSEIEGVMLISAKNNTGIEALKKELTSLVNLGALSNNETIVTNSRHFEALNNALQAIISVQIGIDMEISTDLFSIDIRECLRHLGTITGEYDVDKDILGHIFSNFCIGK; this is translated from the coding sequence ATGATTCAAAATGACACCATTATTGCTTTGGCAACACCATCAGGAATTGGTGCAATAGCTGTAATTCGACTTTCGGGAGAAAAAGCAATTGATATTGCAGACCAATTTTTTACTTCCGTTCGAAAAAACAAATCACTTAAAAATCAAAAGTCACATAGCATTCACTTAGGATATATTACTGATAAAGAACATGTTATAGACGAAGTTTTGGTGTCCATTTTTAAGAATCCAAATTCATATACTGGTGAAAATGTAGTGGAAATTTCATGTCATGGTTCCACTTTTATACAGCAAGAAATTATTCAATTATTTCTAAAAAATGGGTGCAGATTGGCTGATGCTGGTGAATTTACCTTACGTGCATTTTTAAACGGTAAAATGGATTTGTCGCAAGCAGAAGCTGTTGCCGATGTTATTGCCTCTAATTCTGCTGCAAGTCATCAAATGGCGATGCAACAAATGCGTGGTGGAATCACCAATGAGTTGAAAGATTTACGTACCAAATTGCTCGATTTTGCAGCATTGATTGAACTAGAACTCGATTTTTCTGGAGAAGATGTAGAATTTGCAGATCGCACAAAATTCAAAGAATTGGTTGCTAAAATTACGCTGGTTTTAAAGCGTTTGATTGATTCATTTTCAGTAGGAAATGCCTTAAAAAACGGCATTCCTGTGGCCATTATTGGTGAACCCAATGTTGGAAAATCGACCTTATTAAATACCCTTTTGAATGAGGAAAAAGCCATAGTTTCTGAAATTGCAGGAACTACAAGGGATGCTATAGAAGATGAAATCATCATTGATGGTGTGGCTTTTCGATTTATTGACACCGCAGGAATTCGTGAAACTACCGATTTTGTTGAAAGTATTGGAATTAAAAAAGCCTACGAAAAAGCGGAGAATGCGCAACTGATTATATCTCTTATAAACTCTGAAAAGTTTAAGGTTCAAGATTCAAAATTTAAAGTTGAAATTGAGGCTATCAAAAATCGTTTTCAACATAAAAAAGTGTTGTTTATTGCCAATAAAATAGACACCCTAACTAATGAAGAAATTGCTTTACTACAATCAGAAATTGAAGGTGTGATGTTAATTTCTGCAAAAAACAACACAGGAATTGAAGCTTTGAAAAAAGAATTGACCTCCTTAGTAAATTTGGGTGCGTTGAGTAATAACGAAACTATTGTAACGAATTCTCGCCATTTTGAAGCCTTAAACAATGCGTTACAAGCCATCATTTCTGTTCAAATCGGAATAGATATGGAAATTTCTACTGATTTATTTTCGATTGATATTCGTGAATGTTTGCGTCATTTAGGCACTATTACAGGAGAATATGACGTTGATAAAGATATTTTAGGTCATATTTTCTCGAATTTTTGTATTGGCAAATAA
- a CDS encoding cation:proton antiporter gives MTDFFQHLMHEFDLPLKNPVLVFSLILFIILLSPILLRKLNIPGIIGLIISGVVIGPFGLNILEKNAAIELFSTIGLLYIMFIAGLELDMNQFKSNKNKSLLFGFFTFFFPLSIGFPVCYYFLKLDFNASLLTASMFATHTLVAYPIVSKLGISKNEAVAITVGGTILTDTAVLIILAVIVGNSQGNISADFWIRLIISLSIFSAIMFLIIPRIAKWFFQKLESEKHSHYIFVLSIVFLAAFLAEVAGVEPIIGAFVAGLALNKLIPHSSALMNRIEFIGNSLFIPFFLISVGMLVDIRVILSGPTALIVAGTLSLVALFGKWFAAFFSQLVFKYSSAQRQLIFGLSSAHAAATLAVILVGYKAEILDENILNGTIVLILITCIVATFATEKAAKKVIIESDDDQTELLKTNYYNNEHILLPIANVDSIEKLVEFSIFIKNKKSPNPVSILSVVSNNDEAEVNIIKARNKLEEFVKQGSASETRVSVITTIDHNPASGIARISREIMANIIVLGWPKSAGFIDKIIGEKVDTILNNTDKTTFICHLEKPLVLHKRIIIAAPPLTEFENGFEHWLTKMAKLAQELSIPIVLYCVDETKISVQKVFKKSKLSAAITFIHFDDWDDFLILSRNIKENDFFVLVSARKGATSYLPSLENLPTKLEKHFSDNSVLLVYPQQFYQNVGSDHYEDINTASLNIGIEKIQKIKKNIGAIFKKEE, from the coding sequence ATTGATACTTTTTATCATTTTATTATCGCCAATTTTATTAAGAAAGCTGAATATTCCTGGAATTATTGGCTTGATTATTTCGGGAGTGGTAATAGGTCCTTTTGGATTGAATATCCTTGAAAAAAACGCAGCAATTGAGTTATTTTCAACCATTGGATTGTTGTACATCATGTTTATTGCGGGTTTGGAGTTAGACATGAATCAGTTTAAATCCAATAAAAACAAAAGTTTATTATTCGGATTTTTCACCTTCTTTTTTCCATTATCTATTGGATTTCCAGTGTGTTATTACTTTTTAAAGTTAGATTTTAACGCAAGTTTATTGACAGCAAGTATGTTTGCTACTCACACACTTGTTGCCTATCCAATTGTGAGTAAATTAGGAATTTCGAAAAATGAAGCAGTTGCCATTACAGTAGGAGGAACCATTTTAACAGATACAGCTGTATTGATTATTTTAGCAGTAATTGTAGGAAATAGTCAAGGAAATATTTCTGCTGATTTTTGGATTCGATTGATCATTTCATTATCTATTTTTTCAGCAATTATGTTTTTGATCATCCCAAGAATTGCAAAATGGTTTTTTCAAAAACTAGAAAGTGAAAAGCATTCTCATTATATTTTTGTTTTATCAATCGTTTTTTTAGCCGCGTTTTTGGCTGAGGTTGCAGGAGTAGAACCTATCATTGGTGCGTTTGTGGCAGGTTTAGCATTGAATAAACTGATTCCGCATTCTTCAGCATTGATGAATCGAATTGAATTTATTGGGAATTCTTTGTTCATTCCTTTTTTTCTGATTAGTGTTGGAATGTTGGTAGATATTAGGGTCATTCTTAGTGGCCCAACTGCCTTGATTGTAGCAGGCACACTCTCATTAGTGGCATTGTTTGGAAAATGGTTTGCCGCTTTTTTTTCACAATTGGTTTTTAAATATTCAAGTGCACAAAGACAATTGATTTTTGGGTTGAGTAGTGCACACGCAGCAGCTACTTTAGCCGTTATTTTAGTGGGTTACAAAGCCGAAATATTGGATGAAAATATTTTAAACGGAACCATAGTTTTGATTTTAATTACCTGTATTGTAGCTACTTTTGCCACAGAAAAAGCAGCTAAAAAAGTCATTATTGAATCTGATGACGATCAAACAGAATTGTTGAAAACCAATTATTATAACAACGAACATATTTTATTGCCCATTGCTAATGTGGATAGTATTGAAAAATTAGTAGAGTTTTCAATTTTTATAAAGAATAAAAAATCCCCAAATCCAGTATCAATTCTTTCAGTTGTTAGCAATAATGATGAAGCAGAGGTAAATATTATTAAAGCTAGAAACAAGCTCGAAGAATTCGTAAAACAGGGTTCAGCTTCTGAAACGAGAGTATCTGTAATTACTACGATTGATCACAATCCTGCAAGTGGAATTGCGAGAATTTCTAGAGAAATTATGGCGAATATTATTGTGTTAGGATGGCCTAAAAGTGCAGGATTTATTGATAAAATTATTGGTGAAAAGGTGGATACTATTTTAAATAATACCGATAAAACAACATTTATTTGTCATTTAGAAAAGCCATTGGTATTGCACAAAAGAATTATCATTGCAGCACCACCTTTAACAGAATTTGAAAATGGTTTTGAGCATTGGCTTACAAAAATGGCAAAATTAGCCCAAGAATTAAGTATTCCAATCGTATTGTATTGTGTTGATGAAACCAAAATTTCGGTTCAAAAAGTTTTTAAAAAATCGAAATTATCAGCGGCAATAACGTTTATTCATTTTGATGATTGGGATGATTTTTTGATATTGTCAAGAAACATCAAAGAAAATGATTTTTTTGTGTTGGTTTCTGCACGAAAAGGTGCTACTTCATACCTACCTAGTTTAGAGAATCTGCCAACAAAACTCGAAAAACATTTTTCAGACAACAGTGTATTGCTTGTTTACCCACAACAATTTTACCAAAATGTCGGAAGTGATCATTATGAAGATATCAATACAGCTTCCCTCAATATTGGGATTGAAAAAATTCAGAAAATAAAGAAAAATATTGGGGCTATTTTCAAGAAAGAGGAATAG